agactcattgtaagctTGATGGTTGATTTGCTAAAGATACTATATGTCATCTTCACCACCTATTTCATCAACCAGCTCGGGCAGCGGCGGCTATTGCTTAGCAGCATTGGTGGAGTTGTCATCTTACTAGTCTCCTTTAAAGCGTGCCTCGGATTCATTGAGGCCAGCAACATGAGGCCCTTGTGGGCAGTGGTGACGTGCTTGGTCACGAGGATTGGGTACGTGATCTCCTTCTCCATCGGGCTGGCACCGATAGCAGCAGTCTACTGTTCAAAGATCTTCCCCACAAGATTGTGTGCATAGGGATAAGCAATTGGCATTGGCATGAAGTAGACGGTGAACATAGGGTTGTTATTGAGCTACATATTGCTGGCCAAGGCCATCACCCTCGGTGGAATTGCCATATCATTAGCCTTTATCGCCTTGGTTGTAGGGTTGGTACTTTATTGGTTGATACTAAAGACTAGCAAGAAGGCCGCAAAAGAGATCGAACTATTGTTTGGTACATCCACCGCAGCAAGGGAACTGCAAACAATCGATACAACTGCGGCGAGGGAATTGCAAACAATCAATATAGTTGTAGTGAGGGAACATGAAAGTACACATTTGGGGTGATGACAATAATGATTCCAGTTATAAGAGCAAAATCATGTATAACTAACCTAACATTTAGGTTGAGCCTTCCTCCTAGTTCAATTTATCATAGTAGTAACAATTGCTATCAACAGTGCTCTCCATAAACATTAGAAGTAAATCAGCAAGCTAGCAATTGCACGTGCAATATCCGTGAAAAGTGCGATTGTGTAACTAGTTATTTATGAGTAAAGATCTTAATATAGTACTAGATTTTTCGTTCGCACATGTTTTGCACATGGTATGCACGTGCCCAATTCGAGATGTATTTAAACGATACTTGCAATGTTTTGCATGGCTTTGTAACTCTGAATTTGGCCCATCATTCATTATTCATTGAATTGATGGATTTGGTCAACTTTGAACATGTAATATATCTCCGTGATGCTTGGATCCATTCATGAGAAAGAAATGTGGATACATTGAAATTGACTTGCCTTTTTCGAAAAGCTTTGCATCATCCCGTcctccaaaagactcattgtaagctTGATGGTTGATTTGCTGAAGATACCATTTGTCCTCTTCGCCACATATTTCGTCAACTAGCTCGGCGATGGCGGCTATTACTTAGTAGTATTGGTGGAGTGGTCATCTCACTAGTCTCCTTTGGAGCGTGCCTCAGGTTCATTGAGGCCAGCAACATGAGGCCCTTGTGGGCGGTGGTGACGTGCTTGGTCACGGGGATTGGGTACGTGATCTCCTTTTCCATCAAGCTGACACCAATAGCAACAGTCAAATATTCAGAGATCTTCCCCACAAGATTGCGTACATAGGGATACGCAATTGGCGTTGGCGTGAAGCAGACGGTGAACATAAGGTTGTCACTAAGCTACATATCGCTGGTCAAGGCCATTACCCTCATTGGGATTGCTATATCATTAGCCTTTATCACCTTGGTTGTGGGGCTAGTACTTTATTGGTTGATATCAGAGACTAGCGGGAAGAATGTAGAAGAGATCGAACTATTGTTTGATACATCCATCGCACTGAGGGAACTACAAACAATCGATACAGTTATAGTGAGGAATAGGAAGGTAAACATTTGGGGTGATGACGACAATGATTCTAGTTATAAATTATTAGAAGAGCAAAATCATGTGTAACTAACCTAACATTTTAGTTGAGCCTTCCTCCTAATTCAATTTATCATCGCAGTAACAATTGCTATCAACAGTGCTCTCCATAAACATTAGAAGTAAATCAGCAAGCTAGCAATTACACATGCAATACATGTGGAAAGTACAATTGTGTAACTAGTTATTTATGAGTAAATATCTTAATATAGTACTAGATTTTTTGTTCGCACATATTTTGAATGATACTTGCAATGTTTTGCATGAGTTTTGTAACTTTGAATTTGGCCCATCATTCCTTATTCATTGAATTGATGAATTTGGTCAACTTTGAAGATGTAATATATCTCCGTGACGCTTAAATCCATTCAGGAGAAAGAAATGTGGATACATTGAAATGGACTTGCCTTTTTTTTCGGGAAGCTCCGCATCATCCCATCCTCCAAAAGTCTCCTTGTAAGCTTGATGGTTGATTTACTAAAGATACCATTCGTCCTCTTCGCCACTTATTTCATCAACTAGCTCGGGCGGCGGCTATTGCTTAGCAGTGTTGGTGGAGTGGTCATCTTACTAGTCTCATTTGGAGTGTACCTCAAGTTCATTGAAGCTAAGCAATATGAGACCTTTGTAGGCGATGGTGACGTGCTTGGTCACGGGGATTGGGTACGTAATCTCCTTCTCCATTAGGCTGACACCGATAGTAGCAATCTACTGTTTAGAGATCTTTCCCACAAGATTGTGTGCATAGGGATACACAATTAGCGTTGGCGTGAAGCAAACGATGAACATAAGATTGTCACTAATCTACATATCACTGGCCAAGGTCATCACCCTCGGTGGGATTGCCATATCATTAGCTTTTATCGCATTGGTTGTGGGGTTGGTACTTTATTGTTTGATGCCATAGACTAGCGGAAAGTGCGATTATGTAACTAGTTATTTATGAATAAAGATCTTAATATAGTACTAGGTTTTTCATTCGCACATGTTTTGCACGTATTATGCACGTGCCCAATTCGAGATATATTTGAACGATACTTGCAATGTTTTGCATGGGCTTTGTAACTCTGAATTTGGCCCATCATTCCTTGTTCGTTGAATTGATGGATTTGGTCAACTTTAGACATGTAATATATCTCCGTGACGTTTGGATCCATTTAGGAGAAAGAAATGTGGATACATTGAAATAGACTTGCATTTTTCGAGAAGCTTCGCATCATCCCGTCTTCCAAAAGACTTCTTGTAAGTTTGATGGTTGATTTGCTAAAGATACCATCCATCATCTTCGCCACCTATTTCGTTTACTGGCTCGGGTGGTGGCGGCTATTGTTTAGTAGTGTTGGTGGAGTGGTCATCTCACTAGTCTCCTTTGGAGCGTACCTCAAGTTCATTGAGGCTAGCAACATGAGGCCTTTGTAGGCGATGGTGATGTGTTTGGTCACGAGGATTGGGTACATGATCTCCTTCTCCATCGGGCTGGCATTGATAACAACTGTCTACTGTTCAAAGATCTTCCCCAT
This region of Eucalyptus grandis isolate ANBG69807.140 chromosome 8, ASM1654582v1, whole genome shotgun sequence genomic DNA includes:
- the LOC120287012 gene encoding polyol transporter 5-like → MPESLKWLIMRGHLGFAKPIFTKTSKYEEEAALRLAQIKKDASIPKECDHDIVDTHQNMGMCPTSSRPSKRLIVSLMVDLLKILYVIFTTYFINQLGQRRLLLSSIGGVVILLVSFKACLGFIEASNMRPLWAVVTCLVTRIGYVISFSIGLAPIAAVYCSKIFPTRLCA